Part of the Neorhodopirellula lusitana genome is shown below.
GAATGCTGGTTTCGGGCAAATGTGTTTTGCCGTATTGGATCTTGCTAGAAATCCGGATCCAAGATCTTTCACAAGATCCCATACGCCGCGGGTGAAACGCGGGGAAGAATGACAATGCGTCTGCCAGCTTTCCTAAGGATTGGAAGCGTTTGCAGTGGTTGACGCGGTCGGGACAGCAGCTTGGGAATCGTTGCTGGGCGGTATCGTTTCGATGGCCGGTTTCGCTCTCATGAACGTGCACTTTTCAACATCCACTGCTTTCAGCTGCTCTGTGGTGACCGGAAGCCATAATGATGTGGACGGGATATAGGTGATCACGAGAAGAGCGAGGACCATTGAACCAAAGAACGGGAGCATCGTCTTGGTGACCTTGGCAATGGTGGTCTTCCCGACTCCGCAGCCGATAAACAGACAGGTTCCGACCGGCGGTGTGCACAGCCCAATGCAAAGGTTGGCGATCATCATGATGCCAAAGTGAACAGGGTGCATGCCCAGTTTTTCGACCACGGGCAAAAAAATGGGCGTGAAGATCAGCACCGCTGGGGTCATGTCCATGAACGTTCCCACGCAAAGCAACAGCACATTGATCGTCAACAGAATAATGATCGGGTTGTCGGATAAACCCAGCAACGCGGCACTGACGGTTTGCGGGATGTTGGCCATCGTCATGATCCAGCTCATCCCGGAACTGGCACCGATCAAGAGCATCACAATGGCGGTGGTGATGCCAGTTTGCAGCAGCAGTTCCGGCATGTCGGAAAGTTTGATCTCTCGGTAAATCACGACGGAGAGCAGAAGCGCATAGACCACCGCAATGGCGGCGGCTTCGGTAGCCGTGAACACGCCCGACAAGATGCCACCAATCACGATGACAATCAAAAACAGGCTCAGAAAGGCTCTCTTGAAGCTGACCAGAATTTGGAGCAGCGACGAACGGGGTTCGCGTGGGTAGTTGTTCTTCAGTGCGAACGCGCCGCACACCAGCATGATGAAGAGACCGGTAATCAAGCCGGGAAGAACGCCAGCCATGAACATGGCCGCGATGGAGACCGAACCCGCGGCGACCGAATACACGATCATGATATTGCTAGGTGGGATCAGCAGCCCGGTGGTGGCGGCCGTCGTGGTGACGGCAACGTTGAATTCGCGGTTGTACCCTTTGCGGTTCATCTCGGGGATCATGAACCCGCCGACGGACGAAACCGCCGCCGCAGCCGAACCGGAGATCGACCCGAACAG
Proteins encoded:
- a CDS encoding TRAP transporter large permease — its product is MGTIALILVIAFVILLVMDVPIAVAIALSTFIAILADGSDPTVVVASNMANGVNSFALLAIPFFILSGHLMGRGGMASRLIDFAATLVGFLPGGLAYVNTLTCMLFGSISGSAAAAVSSVGGFMIPEMNRKGYNREFNVAVTTTAATTGLLIPPSNIMIVYSVAAGSVSIAAMFMAGVLPGLITGLFIMLVCGAFALKNNYPREPRSSLLQILVSFKRAFLSLFLIVIVIGGILSGVFTATEAAAIAVVYALLLSVVIYREIKLSDMPELLLQTGITTAIVMLLIGASSGMSWIMTMANIPQTVSAALLGLSDNPIIILLTINVLLLCVGTFMDMTPAVLIFTPIFLPVVEKLGMHPVHFGIMMIANLCIGLCTPPVGTCLFIGCGVGKTTIAKVTKTMLPFFGSMVLALLVITYIPSTSLWLPVTTEQLKAVDVEKCTFMRAKPAIETIPPSNDSQAAVPTASTTANASNP